One window of Cellulomonas shaoxiangyii genomic DNA carries:
- a CDS encoding aldose 1-epimerase family protein, with the protein MTSPYPTGDQHELRLGAQVAVITSVGASIREYRVGDRDVVLPFAAESLAPAFSGAVLAPWPNRIRDGVYAYRGTTYQLHLSEPPRGVAIHGLVAYARFDVVERSDDAVTLRHDLVPTPGYPWSLRIEQTYRLTDRGLDVTTVATNLGDDVAPYGVGYHPWLSPGPGTVDECTLQVDAARHVDVDNRLLPTVTEPVAGVFDLRQPKPLKGVQLDDAWVEPIRDADGLSWVRLTGSDGRTVAMWADATLPAWQVCTGDGLEGIQRGGVAAEPMSCIADAFRTGDLLVELEGGGTHEAHWGLGLI; encoded by the coding sequence GTGACCAGCCCCTACCCCACCGGTGACCAGCACGAGCTGCGCCTCGGCGCGCAGGTCGCCGTCATCACGTCCGTCGGCGCGAGCATCCGCGAGTACCGGGTGGGCGACCGTGACGTCGTCCTGCCGTTCGCCGCCGAGTCCCTCGCCCCCGCGTTCTCGGGCGCGGTGCTGGCGCCGTGGCCCAACCGCATCCGCGACGGCGTCTACGCCTACCGCGGGACCACCTACCAGCTGCACCTCAGCGAGCCGCCGCGCGGCGTCGCCATCCACGGCCTGGTCGCGTACGCGCGGTTCGACGTCGTGGAGCGGTCGGACGACGCCGTCACGCTGCGCCACGACCTCGTGCCCACACCGGGCTACCCGTGGTCGCTGCGGATCGAGCAGACGTACCGCCTGACGGATCGCGGCCTCGACGTCACGACCGTCGCCACGAACCTCGGTGACGACGTCGCGCCGTACGGCGTCGGGTACCACCCGTGGCTCTCCCCCGGCCCCGGCACGGTCGACGAGTGCACGCTCCAGGTGGACGCCGCGCGCCACGTCGACGTCGACAACCGTCTGCTGCCCACCGTCACGGAGCCCGTCGCGGGCGTGTTCGACCTGCGCCAGCCGAAGCCGCTCAAGGGCGTCCAGCTCGACGACGCGTGGGTCGAGCCGATCCGCGACGCCGACGGCCTCTCCTGGGTCCGGCTGACCGGCTCCGACGGCCGGACGGTCGCCATGTGGGCGGACGCGACCCTGCCGGCGTGGCAGGTCTGCACCGGTGACGGCCTCGAGGGCATCCAGCGCGGCGGGGTCGCCGCCGAGCCGATGTCCTGCATCGCCGACGCCTTCCGCACCGGCGACCTGCTCGTCGAGCTCGAGGGCGGTGGCACGCACGAGGCCCACTGGGGCCTCGGCCTGATCTGA
- a CDS encoding M15 family metallopeptidase — MESHAMEPTPRTRRSLRETDAARPRSRRVEVPAAQDVVEVLPVAAHGGASPARRRSTTVVGRLAVLAALAGVTLVVPVTQGLERGEMVLGATTTEVHHPSTVTALTALPLSDLPPTSLVSADGSARLRAAMDVSRAAERSVLPGCDGVARPSGANGQLSTDDLCELWDGRTQIRADAAVALAELNTAYVARFGTDICLTSGYRTLAQQKSVKAQKGGLAATPGKSNHGWGLALDLCGLQDNSTRFAWMNDNAPIYGWENPTWAKRGGSGPYEPWHWEYIKGVKADGEYYG, encoded by the coding sequence GTGGAGTCGCACGCAATGGAGCCGACTCCCCGGACCCGTCGTTCCCTTCGTGAGACGGACGCGGCCCGGCCGCGCTCGCGCCGCGTCGAGGTCCCGGCCGCGCAGGACGTGGTCGAGGTCCTCCCGGTCGCCGCGCACGGTGGTGCGTCGCCGGCCCGGCGCCGGTCCACGACCGTGGTCGGACGCCTCGCCGTGCTGGCCGCGCTCGCCGGCGTGACGCTCGTCGTGCCGGTCACGCAGGGCCTGGAGCGCGGCGAGATGGTCCTCGGCGCCACCACGACCGAGGTGCACCACCCCTCCACGGTCACGGCCCTCACGGCGCTGCCGCTCTCGGACCTGCCGCCCACGTCGCTCGTCTCCGCCGACGGCTCGGCCCGCCTGCGTGCCGCGATGGACGTGTCCCGTGCCGCCGAGCGCTCGGTGCTGCCCGGCTGCGACGGCGTGGCCCGCCCCTCCGGCGCGAACGGCCAGCTCTCGACCGACGACCTGTGCGAGCTCTGGGACGGGCGCACGCAGATCCGCGCCGACGCCGCGGTCGCGCTCGCGGAGCTCAACACGGCGTACGTCGCCCGGTTCGGCACGGACATCTGCCTGACCTCCGGCTACCGGACGCTCGCGCAGCAGAAGTCCGTGAAGGCGCAGAAGGGCGGCCTCGCGGCCACGCCCGGCAAGAGCAACCACGGGTGGGGCCTCGCGCTCGACCTGTGCGGGCTGCAGGACAACAGCACGCGCTTCGCCTGGATGAACGACAACGCGCCGATCTACGGGTGGGAGAACCCGACGTGGGCGAAGCGCGGCGGCTCGGGCCCGTACGAGCCGTGGCACTGGGAGTACATCAAGGGCGTGAAGGCGGACGGCGAGTACTACGGCTGA
- a CDS encoding hemolysin family protein: MDSSLALLLAVVLLAANAFFVGAEFALMSARRSAIEPLAEAGDKRAVTVLWAMEHVSLMLAAAQLGITVCSTSLGLVAEPAIAHLIEDPLHALGVPDTLTHPIAFVVALLVVVYLHVVLGEMVPKNLAVAGPDRAVLLFGPALVWVARVVRPVISGLNWLANHVLRLFRVEPQDEVASAYTAEEVQHIVEQSQAQGLLADEQGLLAGAIEFSDRTAAQVMVPVGDLVTVGEGSTPDDIEHLVARTGFSRFAVADAAGAPTGYLHIKDVLYADDVSRTLPVPTWRVRTLAVVGPDDEVETALAAMQRSGSHLARVDVDGQAVGVVFLEDILEELVGEVRDAMQRGQIP; the protein is encoded by the coding sequence ATGGACAGCTCCCTCGCGCTCCTCCTCGCGGTCGTGCTGCTGGCCGCGAACGCGTTCTTCGTCGGTGCCGAGTTCGCGCTCATGTCGGCCCGCCGCTCCGCGATCGAGCCGCTGGCCGAGGCGGGCGACAAGCGCGCCGTGACCGTGCTGTGGGCCATGGAGCACGTGTCGCTCATGCTCGCGGCCGCGCAGCTCGGCATCACCGTGTGCTCGACCAGCCTCGGCCTGGTCGCCGAGCCGGCGATCGCCCACCTGATCGAGGACCCGCTGCACGCGCTCGGCGTGCCGGACACGCTCACGCACCCGATCGCCTTCGTGGTGGCGCTGCTCGTCGTCGTGTACCTGCACGTGGTGCTCGGCGAGATGGTCCCCAAGAACCTCGCGGTCGCCGGCCCGGACCGCGCGGTGCTGCTGTTCGGCCCCGCGCTCGTGTGGGTCGCCCGCGTGGTGCGTCCCGTGATCTCCGGGCTGAACTGGCTCGCGAACCACGTCCTGCGCCTGTTCCGCGTGGAGCCGCAGGACGAGGTCGCCTCCGCGTACACCGCGGAGGAGGTGCAGCACATCGTCGAGCAGTCGCAGGCGCAGGGTCTGCTCGCGGACGAGCAGGGTCTGCTCGCGGGCGCGATCGAGTTCTCGGACCGCACGGCGGCGCAGGTCATGGTGCCCGTCGGCGACCTCGTCACCGTGGGGGAGGGGTCGACCCCGGACGACATCGAGCACCTCGTCGCGCGGACCGGGTTCAGCCGGTTCGCCGTCGCGGACGCCGCGGGGGCGCCGACCGGGTACCTGCACATCAAGGACGTGCTCTACGCCGACGACGTCTCGCGCACCCTGCCGGTGCCGACGTGGCGCGTGCGCACGCTCGCGGTGGTCGGCCCCGACGACGAAGTGGAGACGGCGCTCGCCGCGATGCAGCGGTCGGGGTCGCACCTGGCGCGCGTGGACGTCGACGGGCAGGCGGTGGGCGTGGTCTTCCTGGAGGACATCCTCGAGGAGCTGGTCGGCGAGGTCCGGGACGCGATGCAGCGCGGGCAGATCCCGTAG
- a CDS encoding hemolysin family protein, whose product MLTDWLLVGLGVLLTVGTAVFVAAEFSLVTLDPTLVEQQEGQDDARGRAVVRSLRRLSTQLSGAQVGITVTTVLLGYTTQPAVVRLLGVPLESSGLGRAVAGAVAGALAVLLVNGFSMLFGELVPKNFAIAAPLRTARLVAPLQLGFTTALRAVIAMTNGTANALLRRVGVEPREELSGARSPAELASLVRRSAEQGTLDASTATLLTNSIDFTTLTAVDVMTDRTRMVVVRRDDDTAADVMALARHTGHSRFPVIGDSTDDVVGLVHLRKAMAVPHDRRSEVPAAALMVEAPRVPETVRLGPLLVELRAQGLQMAVVVDEYGGTSGVVTLEDVVEELVGEVADEHDRTRSTAARRADGAWVLPGVTRPDELREATGLRVPDDGPYETLGGLLMARLGRIPAEGDEVVEGAVRLHVERMDGRRVERVRVEVADTEEADA is encoded by the coding sequence GTGCTGACCGACTGGCTGCTCGTCGGCCTGGGCGTGCTGCTCACGGTCGGCACCGCCGTCTTCGTCGCCGCGGAGTTCTCCCTCGTCACGCTCGACCCGACGCTCGTCGAGCAGCAGGAGGGGCAGGACGACGCGCGCGGACGCGCCGTGGTCCGGTCCCTGCGCCGCCTCTCGACCCAGCTGTCGGGCGCCCAGGTGGGCATCACGGTGACGACGGTCCTGCTCGGCTACACCACCCAGCCGGCGGTCGTGCGGCTGCTCGGCGTGCCGCTCGAGTCGTCGGGGTTGGGTCGCGCGGTCGCGGGGGCCGTCGCCGGCGCGCTCGCGGTGCTGCTCGTCAACGGCTTCTCGATGCTGTTCGGCGAGCTCGTGCCGAAGAACTTCGCGATCGCCGCGCCGCTGCGCACCGCCCGGCTCGTCGCGCCCCTGCAGCTCGGGTTCACGACCGCCCTGCGCGCCGTCATCGCGATGACGAACGGCACGGCCAACGCGCTGCTGCGCCGCGTCGGCGTCGAGCCCCGCGAGGAGCTGTCCGGCGCCCGGTCCCCGGCCGAGCTGGCGTCGCTGGTCCGCCGCTCCGCCGAGCAGGGCACGCTCGACGCGTCGACCGCGACGCTGCTGACCAACTCGATCGACTTCACGACGCTCACGGCGGTCGACGTCATGACCGACCGGACGCGCATGGTCGTCGTGCGCCGCGACGACGACACCGCGGCCGACGTGATGGCCCTCGCCCGGCACACGGGGCACTCGCGGTTCCCGGTGATCGGGGACTCGACGGACGACGTCGTCGGGCTGGTGCACCTGCGCAAGGCGATGGCCGTCCCGCACGACCGCCGGTCCGAGGTGCCCGCGGCCGCCCTCATGGTCGAGGCGCCGCGCGTGCCGGAGACCGTCCGGCTCGGCCCGCTGCTGGTCGAGCTGCGCGCGCAGGGCCTGCAGATGGCGGTCGTGGTCGACGAGTACGGCGGCACCTCCGGGGTCGTCACGCTCGAGGACGTCGTCGAGGAGCTCGTCGGCGAGGTCGCGGACGAGCACGACCGCACGCGCAGCACCGCCGCGCGCCGCGCGGACGGTGCGTGGGTCCTGCCGGGCGTCACCCGCCCCGACGAGCTGCGCGAGGCCACGGGGCTGCGCGTCCCCGACGACGGCCCCTACGAGACGCTCGGCGGCCTGCTGATGGCGCGGCTGGGGCGCATCCCCGCGGAGGGTGACGAGGTCGTGGAGGGCGCCGTGCGGCTGCACGTGGAGCGGATGGACGGCCGGCGCGTCGAGCGCGTGCGGGTCGAGGTCGCCGACACCGAGGAGGCGGACGCCTGA
- a CDS encoding response regulator transcription factor codes for MGNSGQQPGSTTVLVVEDEPAIAQAIVHRLSAEGWHVESVGDGYGGVAAAARLQPDVVVLDVMLPGIDGLEVCRQIQAERPVPVLMLTARDDETDMLVGLGVGADDYMTKPFSMRELVARTKVLLRRTERAARAAELAVVQQPDPPLVAGDVTIDRAQRRVLRGEREVHLTPTEFDLLLTLAQTPRTVLTREKLLADVWDWVDASGTRTVDSHIKALRRKLGADLIRTVHGVGYAFEPAGDADGTDDRAGGPSGA; via the coding sequence ATGGGCAACAGCGGGCAGCAGCCGGGCTCCACCACGGTCCTGGTGGTCGAGGACGAGCCGGCGATCGCGCAGGCCATCGTGCACCGCCTGTCGGCGGAGGGCTGGCACGTCGAGTCGGTCGGGGACGGGTACGGCGGGGTGGCGGCGGCGGCTCGCCTGCAGCCCGACGTGGTGGTCCTCGACGTGATGCTCCCGGGCATCGACGGGCTGGAGGTCTGCCGCCAGATCCAGGCGGAGCGCCCCGTGCCCGTCCTCATGCTCACGGCGCGCGACGACGAGACCGACATGCTCGTCGGCCTGGGCGTCGGCGCCGACGACTACATGACCAAGCCCTTCTCGATGCGCGAGCTGGTGGCACGCACGAAGGTGCTGCTGCGCCGCACCGAGCGCGCCGCGCGCGCCGCCGAGCTGGCCGTCGTGCAGCAGCCCGACCCGCCGCTCGTCGCGGGCGACGTGACGATCGACCGCGCGCAGCGGCGCGTGCTGCGCGGCGAGCGGGAGGTGCACCTGACGCCCACCGAGTTCGACCTGCTGCTCACGCTCGCCCAGACGCCGCGCACGGTCCTGACGCGCGAGAAGCTCCTCGCCGACGTGTGGGACTGGGTCGACGCGAGCGGGACGCGCACGGTCGACTCGCACATCAAGGCGTTGCGCCGCAAGCTCGGCGCCGACCTCATCCGCACGGTGCACGGCGTCGGCTACGCGTTCGAGCCCGCGGGCGACGCCGACGGCACGGACGACCGGGCCGGCGGCCCGTCGGGCGCGTGA
- a CDS encoding HAMP domain-containing sensor histidine kinase → MSEPSGPAARHARDGARGWQLPDVRPLDRLRSIKIKLGVLVAATVTLAAVIIWLGYGQALGPSRTLPIAIVLSLVLTQLLARGMTSPLREMTAAARAMAAGDYSRRVRSTSRDEVGQLADAFNTMADDLQQLDTFRRELVANVSHELRTPVTALQAQLENMVDGVSEPDPATLQTALAQTERLSRLVSSLLDLSRVEAGAVPLRLEEVELSSLLGEAAEEASLVGAQKQLTFAVDVDPPDLTVPADPERLHQVVANLLHNAARHSPPDDEIRIEARRAGGDVLIDVVDHGPGIAREQRAHVFERFVRGNTPARTGQGSTGGTGLGLSIVRWAVELHGGHVEVADTPTGCTMRVTLPSVPTGAGPARR, encoded by the coding sequence GTGAGCGAGCCGTCCGGCCCCGCGGCGCGCCACGCCCGGGACGGCGCCCGGGGCTGGCAGCTGCCCGACGTGCGCCCGCTCGACCGCCTGCGCAGCATCAAGATCAAGCTCGGCGTGCTCGTGGCCGCCACGGTGACGCTCGCCGCGGTCATCATCTGGCTCGGCTACGGGCAGGCCCTCGGCCCGAGCCGCACCCTGCCGATCGCCATCGTGCTCTCCCTCGTGCTGACCCAGCTCCTCGCGCGCGGCATGACGTCGCCGCTGCGCGAGATGACGGCGGCGGCGCGCGCGATGGCGGCGGGCGACTACAGCCGCCGCGTGCGCTCGACGAGCCGCGACGAGGTCGGCCAGCTCGCCGACGCGTTCAACACGATGGCCGACGACCTGCAGCAGCTCGACACGTTCCGGCGCGAGCTCGTCGCGAACGTCTCGCACGAGCTGCGGACCCCCGTCACGGCGCTGCAGGCCCAGCTCGAGAACATGGTCGACGGCGTCAGCGAGCCCGACCCGGCGACGCTGCAGACGGCGCTCGCGCAGACCGAGCGGCTGTCCCGGCTGGTGTCGTCGCTGCTCGACCTGTCGCGGGTCGAGGCCGGCGCGGTACCGCTGCGCCTGGAGGAGGTCGAGCTGTCGTCCCTGCTGGGCGAGGCCGCCGAGGAGGCGAGCCTCGTGGGCGCCCAGAAGCAGCTGACGTTCGCGGTCGACGTGGACCCGCCGGACCTCACGGTGCCGGCCGATCCCGAGCGCCTGCACCAGGTGGTCGCGAACCTCCTGCACAACGCGGCGCGGCACTCCCCGCCGGACGACGAGATCCGCATCGAGGCCCGTCGCGCCGGCGGCGACGTCCTGATCGACGTGGTGGACCACGGCCCCGGCATCGCACGGGAGCAGCGTGCGCACGTGTTCGAGCGGTTCGTGCGCGGCAACACCCCCGCACGCACGGGCCAGGGGTCGACGGGCGGGACCGGCCTGGGCCTGTCGATCGTCCGCTGGGCCGTCGAGCTGCACGGCGGCCACGTGGAGGTCGCCGACACCCCGACGGGCTGCACGATGCGGGTGACGCTGCCCTCGGTCCCGACCGGCGCGGGGCCCGCCCGGCGCTGA
- a CDS encoding multifunctional oxoglutarate decarboxylase/oxoglutarate dehydrogenase thiamine pyrophosphate-binding subunit/dihydrolipoyllysine-residue succinyltransferase subunit gives MTQKAQSDPTRADFGANEWLVDELYEQYQKDRNAVDPAWWDFFEGYQPGTPSPAGEGRPTTAPATAPTGATASTATPATATPATVTVATATAATGTSAPVAPAPAPAATNGAPTTPRQASGPAPEPKAVAVEDPSPAAPPKAPTAAPSPVATAQPATAPYAAVAARRADEPVEAVDDVQKLRGPAARVVTNMESSLEVPTATSVRAVPAKLMVDNRIVINNHLSRGRGGKVSFTHLIGFALVEALGEMPAMNAAYTLMDGKPGILQPAHVNLGLAIDLAKPDGSRQLLVPSIKKAETLDFAQFWTAYEDVVRRARANKLAVDDFAGTTISLTNPGTIGTVHSVPRLMQGQGTIVGVGAMDYPAEFAGTSAEQLNRMGVSKVLTITSTYDHRIIQGAQSGDFLRILGRKLLGEDGFYDRVFASLRVPYEPVRWVRDADHDPDAEAIKPARIAELIHAYRSRGHLMADTDPLAYRQRKHPDLDVQNHGLTLWDLDRTFPTGGFTGKNRATLRDVLGLLRDSYCRTVGVEYMHLQDPRQRRWLQERLESGYARTPREDQLRILRRLNAAEAFETFLQTKYVGQKRFSLEGGESLIPLLDAVLSKAANGGLDEVGIGMAHRGRLNVLSNIAGKSYGQIFSEFEGNQDPKSVQGSGDVKYHLGTEGRFTAESGATTAVYLAANPSHLEAVDPVLEGVVRAKQDRIDLGGDGFSVLPILIHGDAAFAGQGVVFETLNLAQLRGYRTGGTIHVIVNNQVGFTTGPSSSRSSQYATDVVKGLQVPVFHVNGDDPEACVRVAELAFEYREQFARDVVIDMVCYRRRGHNEGDDPSMTQPLMYNLIEAKRSVRKLYTETLVARGDITLEEAEQVLRDYQAQLERVFTETREDGWTPPQTDVETVAGLERPESQQEDAGVMVGWKTAVPSSVLERIGQAHVRAPEGFTIHPKLAQMLAKREQMSRDGGIDWGFGEILAFGSLLIEGTPVRLAGQDSRRGTFVQRHAVLHDRETGAEWTPLLYLSGDQAKFWVYDSSLSEYAAVGFEYGYSVERPDALVLWEAQFGDFVNGAQTVIDEFLSSAEQKWGQRSSVVMLLPHGYEGQGPDHSSARIERFLQLAAEDNMTIAQPSNPASYFHLLRRQAYQRPRRPLVVFTPKSMLRLKAATSGVEDFTTGTFRTVVPDELAAAKADQVSRVLLCSGKIYWDLLAHRVSSGDQQTAILRFEQLYPLEPEAIREALAPFDGAELVWVQDEPRNQGPWTYMSSHLPQVVERPLRVVSRPESASPAAGSAKKHAAEQKELVETAFRR, from the coding sequence GTGACCCAGAAGGCGCAGTCCGACCCCACCCGTGCCGACTTCGGTGCGAACGAGTGGCTCGTGGACGAGCTGTACGAGCAGTACCAGAAGGACCGGAACGCGGTGGACCCCGCGTGGTGGGACTTCTTCGAGGGCTACCAGCCGGGGACCCCGTCGCCGGCCGGCGAGGGCCGTCCCACCACCGCACCTGCCACGGCGCCCACCGGCGCGACGGCGAGCACGGCGACCCCGGCCACGGCGACTCCGGCCACGGTGACGGTGGCCACGGCGACGGCAGCCACGGGGACGAGCGCGCCGGTGGCCCCGGCGCCCGCCCCGGCCGCCACCAACGGCGCCCCGACGACGCCCCGGCAGGCGAGCGGGCCGGCGCCCGAGCCGAAGGCCGTCGCCGTCGAGGACCCGTCCCCCGCGGCGCCGCCGAAGGCGCCCACGGCCGCTCCCTCCCCGGTCGCCACGGCGCAGCCGGCGACCGCCCCGTACGCGGCCGTCGCCGCCCGCCGCGCCGACGAGCCGGTCGAGGCCGTGGACGACGTGCAGAAGCTGCGCGGCCCCGCCGCCCGCGTGGTCACGAACATGGAGTCCTCGCTCGAGGTGCCGACGGCCACGTCGGTGCGCGCGGTGCCGGCCAAGCTCATGGTCGACAACCGCATCGTCATCAACAACCACCTCAGCCGCGGCCGCGGCGGGAAGGTGTCGTTCACCCACCTCATCGGGTTCGCCCTGGTCGAGGCGCTCGGCGAGATGCCCGCGATGAACGCCGCCTACACGCTGATGGACGGCAAGCCGGGCATCCTGCAGCCCGCGCACGTGAACCTCGGCCTCGCGATCGACCTCGCCAAGCCCGACGGCTCGCGCCAGCTGCTCGTGCCGTCCATCAAGAAGGCCGAGACGCTCGACTTCGCGCAGTTCTGGACGGCCTACGAGGACGTCGTGCGCCGCGCGCGCGCCAACAAGCTGGCGGTCGACGACTTCGCCGGCACGACGATCTCGCTCACCAACCCCGGCACGATCGGCACGGTGCACTCGGTGCCGCGCCTCATGCAGGGCCAGGGCACGATCGTCGGCGTCGGCGCGATGGACTACCCCGCGGAGTTCGCCGGCACGTCGGCCGAGCAGCTCAACCGTATGGGCGTCTCCAAGGTCCTGACGATCACGTCGACCTACGACCACCGCATCATCCAGGGCGCCCAGTCGGGCGACTTCCTGCGGATCCTCGGCCGCAAGCTGCTCGGTGAGGACGGGTTCTACGACCGCGTCTTCGCCTCGCTGCGCGTGCCGTACGAGCCGGTGCGCTGGGTGCGCGACGCGGACCACGACCCGGACGCCGAGGCCATCAAGCCGGCCCGCATCGCCGAGCTGATCCACGCCTACCGCTCGCGCGGGCACCTCATGGCGGACACCGACCCGCTCGCCTACCGCCAGCGCAAGCACCCGGACCTGGACGTGCAGAACCACGGCCTGACGCTGTGGGACCTGGACCGCACGTTCCCCACCGGCGGCTTCACGGGCAAGAACCGCGCCACGCTGCGCGACGTGCTCGGCCTGCTGCGCGACTCGTACTGCCGCACGGTCGGCGTCGAGTACATGCACCTGCAGGACCCGCGCCAGCGCCGGTGGCTGCAGGAGCGGCTCGAGTCCGGCTACGCCCGCACGCCGCGGGAGGACCAGCTGCGCATCCTGCGCCGGCTCAACGCGGCCGAGGCGTTCGAGACATTCCTGCAGACGAAGTACGTCGGGCAGAAGCGCTTCTCGCTCGAGGGCGGCGAGTCGCTCATCCCGCTGCTCGACGCGGTGCTGTCCAAGGCCGCGAACGGCGGGCTCGACGAGGTCGGCATCGGCATGGCGCACCGCGGGCGCCTCAACGTGCTCTCGAACATCGCCGGCAAGTCCTACGGCCAGATCTTCAGCGAGTTCGAGGGCAACCAGGACCCGAAGTCGGTGCAGGGCTCGGGCGACGTGAAGTACCACCTGGGCACCGAGGGCCGGTTCACGGCGGAGTCGGGCGCCACCACGGCGGTCTACCTCGCGGCGAACCCGTCGCACCTCGAGGCGGTCGACCCCGTGCTCGAGGGCGTCGTGCGGGCCAAGCAGGACCGCATCGACCTGGGCGGCGACGGCTTCTCCGTGCTGCCGATCCTCATCCACGGCGACGCGGCGTTCGCCGGCCAGGGCGTCGTCTTCGAGACGCTCAACCTCGCGCAGCTGCGCGGGTACCGCACGGGCGGCACGATCCACGTGATCGTCAACAACCAGGTCGGGTTCACGACCGGTCCGTCGTCGTCGCGCTCGTCGCAGTACGCCACGGACGTGGTCAAGGGCCTGCAGGTGCCCGTCTTCCACGTCAACGGGGACGACCCCGAGGCGTGCGTGCGCGTCGCGGAGCTGGCCTTCGAGTACCGCGAGCAGTTCGCGCGCGACGTCGTCATCGACATGGTCTGCTACCGCCGTCGCGGTCACAACGAGGGCGACGACCCGTCGATGACGCAGCCGCTCATGTACAACCTCATCGAGGCGAAGCGCTCGGTGCGCAAGCTCTACACCGAGACGCTCGTGGCGCGCGGCGACATCACGCTCGAGGAGGCCGAGCAGGTCCTGCGCGACTACCAGGCGCAGCTCGAGCGGGTCTTCACCGAGACGCGCGAGGACGGCTGGACGCCGCCGCAGACCGACGTCGAGACCGTCGCCGGGCTCGAGCGGCCGGAGTCGCAGCAGGAGGACGCCGGCGTCATGGTCGGCTGGAAGACGGCGGTGCCGTCGTCCGTCCTCGAGCGCATCGGCCAGGCGCACGTGCGGGCGCCCGAGGGCTTCACGATCCACCCGAAGCTCGCGCAGATGCTCGCCAAGCGCGAGCAGATGAGCCGCGACGGCGGGATCGACTGGGGCTTCGGGGAGATCCTCGCGTTCGGCTCGCTGCTGATCGAGGGCACGCCGGTCCGGCTCGCCGGGCAGGACTCCCGCCGCGGCACGTTCGTGCAGCGCCACGCGGTGCTGCACGACCGCGAGACGGGCGCCGAGTGGACCCCGCTGCTGTACCTGTCCGGCGACCAGGCGAAGTTCTGGGTGTACGACTCCTCGCTGTCGGAGTACGCCGCCGTCGGGTTCGAGTACGGCTACTCGGTCGAGCGTCCCGACGCGCTGGTGCTGTGGGAGGCGCAGTTCGGCGACTTCGTCAACGGCGCCCAGACCGTCATCGACGAGTTCCTCTCGTCGGCCGAGCAGAAGTGGGGCCAGCGCTCGTCCGTCGTCATGCTGCTCCCCCACGGGTACGAGGGGCAGGGGCCGGACCACTCGTCGGCGCGCATCGAGCGCTTCCTGCAGCTCGCGGCCGAGGACAACATGACGATCGCGCAGCCGTCGAACCCCGCGTCGTACTTCCACCTGCTGCGCCGCCAGGCGTACCAGCGCCCGCGGCGCCCGCTCGTCGTCTTCACGCCCAAGTCGATGCTGCGCCTCAAGGCCGCGACGTCGGGCGTGGAGGACTTCACGACCGGCACGTTCCGCACGGTGGTGCCGGACGAGCTCGCCGCCGCCAAGGCGGACCAGGTCAGCCGCGTGCTGCTCTGCTCGGGCAAGATCTACTGGGACCTGCTCGCGCACCGCGTCTCCTCGGGCGACCAGCAGACGGCGATCCTCCGGTTCGAGCAGCTGTACCCGCTCGAGCCCGAGGCGATCCGCGAGGCGCTCGCACCGTTCGACGGCGCCGAGCTCGTGTGGGTCCAGGACGAGCCGCGGAACCAGGGCCCGTGGACGTACATGTCCTCGCACCTGCCGCAGGTGGTCGAGCGCCCGCTGCGGGTCGTCTCGCGCCCGGAGTCGGCGTCCCCGGCGGCCGGCTCGGCCAAGAAGCACGCGGCCGAGCAGAAGGAGCTCGTGGAGACGGCCTTCCGCCGCTGA